In Elaeis guineensis isolate ETL-2024a chromosome 1, EG11, whole genome shotgun sequence, a genomic segment contains:
- the LOC105038122 gene encoding putative pentatricopeptide repeat-containing protein At3g01580, with protein MISSPVIISHPLCPPHPHNLYRTFRPHSEWKKTPNPLPLRPKESISHGRNPESLNLEPMKVEPKQVLNTTHSKETGTSPTTLLSHTQSLNRLINSNRLAEAMDLYVDIRNKGLEPGIIVESVVIDALMKSGRVTDAFQVFESMPERNVITWTSMLSGCVRNDCQAIGFFLFVEMLESGVLPNDFTFNAMLQACADQEALGLGEQVHSLVVRAGLSDDRWIGNCLIDFYSRCGLMAKATRIFDRILELDLVSFTSLISGFCRNNQFELAVKAFDRMVRFGLEPNEHTITSILTACGPLLGEQIHGYMIKTMIAQSVYSGSALIDFYSRNSEFKRARDVFEKLESKNMVTWSSMISCCLRNERVEEAMRMFYDMVCAGFKPNEFTFAVTFGACGLCSESIAFGHQLHCSAIKLNLLSDTRVSNALLTMYARSGEIEELEKLFERIENPDIVSWSAAISGYFQNGFDERSTRLLCQMHRKGYTPNEHGFSSALSSCANLALLDQGRQFHGLALKLGCDLDVCTGNALINMYSKCGCIDDARLAFDVMHTHDVISWNSLIHGYAHHGHGKKALKVFDKMAESSCCIPDHSTFVGILAGCSHVGNVNEALRYFKIMRDYYGVVPSSSHYACIVDMMGRAGRLGEALHIVDQMPFEVDVLVWKTLLASCKLHKNLELGRFAAEKIMELSPKDSASYVLLSNLHALHGEWEDAERVRGMMEERGVKKDAGWSWIEIKSEVCAFVARDNSHPEAKSIYQMLEELFEVMKDEGYSPSASFSDL; from the coding sequence ATGATTTCTTCTCCTGTGATCATTTCCCACCCCTTATGCCCTCCTCACCCCCATAATCTTTATCGTACCTTCCGCCCTCATTCCGAATGGAAGAAAACCCCAAACCCCCTCCCTCTTCGACCAAAAGAGTCCATTTCCCATGGTAGAAACCCCGAAAGCCTCAACCTTGAACCCATGAAGGTGGAACCCAAGCAAGTCTTAAATACAACACACTCCAAAGAGACTGGCACTTCACCAACTACACTGCTGTCACACACCCAGAGCTTGAATAGATTGATAAATTCAAATAGGCTTGCCGAGGCAATGGATTTGTATGTCGACATAAGAAACAAAGGCCTCGAACCCGGGATCATTGTCGAATCCGTAGTGATTGACGCGTTGATGAAATCTGGCCGGGTGACTGATGCCTTTCAAGTATTTGAATCAATGCCTGAGAGGAATGTCATCACATGGACTTCGATGTTATCGGGTTGTGTCCGAAATGATTGTCAGGCAATTGGGTTCTTCTTGTTTGTTGAAATGCTTGAATCCGGTGTGCTTCCCAATGATTTCACCTTCAATGCCATGCTCCAGGCTTGTGCTGACCAGGAAGCTCTGGGTTTAGGAGAGCAGGTGCATTCGCTAGTTGTCCGTGCCGGGCTTTCAGATGATCGCTGGATTGGCAATTGTCTCATTGACTTTTATTCAAGATGTGGGTTGATGGCTAAAGCAACAAGAATCTTTGATAGGATTCTGGAGCTGGATTTGGTGAGTTTCACCTCATTGATTTCGGGGTTTTGTAGGAACAATCAGTTTGAGTTGGCAGTAAAAGCATTTGACCGGATGGTGAGATTCGGGTTAGAACCAAACGAGCACACAATCACTAGTATTTTGACTGCTTGTGGACCGTTGCTGGGTGAACAGATCCATGGGTACATGATTAAAACCATGATTGCTCAGAGTGTTTATTCTGGAAGTGCTTTAATTGATTTTTACTCCAGAAATTCTGAGTTCAAACGGGCTAGAGATGTATTTGAGAAGCTGGAATCTAAGAACATGGTAACTTGGAGTTCAATGATCTCTTGCTGTCTCCGGAATGAGCGAGTAGAAGAAGCCATGAGAATGTTTTATGACATGGTTTGTGCAGGTTTCAAGCCCAATGAGTTCACCTTTGCAGTTACTTTTGGAGCTTGTGGATTATGCTCCGAGTCCATTGCCTTTGGACATCAGCTCCATTGCTCCGCGATTAAGCTCAACTTGCTGTCAGATACTCGTGTATCCAATGCTTTACTGACCATGTATGCTAGAAGTGGTGAGATAGAAGAACTAGAGAAGTTGTTTGAGAGAATTGAAAATCCTGATATTGTCTCTTGGTCTGCAGCTATATCTGGCTATTTCCAAAATGGATTCGATGAGAGGTCTACAAGGTTACTTTGCCAAATGCATAGGAAAGGGTACACACCTAATGAACATGGCTTCTCTAGCGCCTTAAGTTCTTGTGCAAATCTTGCTTTGCTAGATCAAGGAAGACAATTTCATGGTCTTGCATTGAAGTTAGGGTGTGATCTTGATGTTTGCACAGGGAATGCACTGATTAACATGTATTCTAAGTGTGGGTGCATCGATGATGCAAGATTGGCATTTGATGTTATGCACACCCATGATGTTATTTCATGGAACTCCTTGATTCATGGTTACGCACATCATGGACATGGGAAGAAGGCACTCAAGGTGTTTGATAAGATGGCAGAGTCCAGCTGCTGCATCCCAGACCATTCAACATTTGTGGGGATTTTGGCTGGATGTAGTCATGTAGGTAATGTCAATGAAGCACTTAGATACTTTAAGATCATGAGAGATTACTATGGTGTAGTACCATCTTCCTCTCATTATGCATGCATCGTTGACATGATGGGTCGAGCTGGAAGACTTGGTGAAGCTCTTCATATCGTTGATCAGATGCCATTTGAAGTGGATGTTTTGGTATGGAAGACCCTGTTAGCATCTTGCAAACTGCATAAGAATTTGGAACTAGGAAGGTTTGCTGCAGAGAAGATTATGGAGTTGTCCCCAAAGGACTCCGCAAGCTATGTGCTTCTCTCAAATTTGCATGCTCTGCACGGAGAATGGGAAGATGCAGAGAGAGTGAGGGGAATGATGGAGGAAAGAGGAGTCAAGAAAGATGCTGGATGGagttggattgagattaagtctgaaGTGTGTGCTTTTGTTGCGAGAGATAACTCTCATCCAGAAGCTAAATCTATTTATCAGATGTTAGAGGAGCTCTTTGAGGTCATGAAAGATGAAGGCTATTCACCTTCTGCCAGCTTTAGTGATTTATGA
- the LOC105038124 gene encoding probable glutathione peroxidase 2, whose product MAEEMPNSIYDITVKDMSGNDVSLSTYSGKVLLIVNVASKCGLTHSNYKEMNVLYEKYKDKGFEILAFPCNQFAGQEPGSNEEIKEVACTMFKAEFPIFDKIEVNGKNSAPLYKLLKSQKGGIFGDGIKWNFTKFLVAKDGKVMERYAPTTSPLKIEKDIQKHLEAQ is encoded by the exons atggcagAAGAAATGCCCAACTCCATCTATGACATCACCGTCAAG GATATGAGCGGCAATGATGTGAGCCTCAGTACTTACAGTGGAAAGGTTCTTCTTATCGTCAATGTTGCTTCTAAATG TGGGTTAACACACTCCAACTACAAGGAGATGAATGTTTTGTATGAGAAGTACAAAGATAAAG GTTTTGAGATATTGGCATTTCCATGCAACCAGTTTGCTGGTCAGGAACCTGGAAGCAACGAAGAAATTAAGGAGGTTGCGTGCACAATGTTTAAAGCTGAGTTCCCCATTTTTGATAAG ATTGAAGTGAATGGGAAGAATTCTGCACCCCTATATAAGCTCCTAAAATCCCAGAAAGGTGGTATTTTTGGAGATGGCATCAAATGGAACTTCACCAAGTTTCTCGTTGCCAAAGATGGCAAGGTCATGGAGCGATATGCACCGACCACTTCACCATTAAAAATAGAG AAGGACATCCAGAAGCACTTGGAGGCTCAATAA